In Halorhabdus rudnickae, the following proteins share a genomic window:
- a CDS encoding NAD(P)H-binding protein: MRVLVTGATGFVGSALVPALRDAGHDVVAMTRDASTYDPPNGVDVLEGDLLEPDSLSIPTGIDAAYYLVHSLETGGSFADRDRRAAENFVAAADTAGIDRAIYLGGLGEAGDDLSEHLRSRQAVETVLAGGKFDLTTLRAAIIVGEGSASFRMVRQLVDRLPVMIAPRWLHTKCQPIAIDDVIAYLVGVLDHPETAGETYEIGGPAVLTYRDMLEKTAEILGKRRYIIPVPVLTPRLSSYWVEFVTDVPRAISRPLILGLKNPVIVTDDSIDGVIDLEKTPFETAVRRAFASESNE, translated from the coding sequence ATGCGCGTATTGGTCACAGGAGCGACGGGGTTCGTCGGAAGCGCACTCGTGCCCGCGCTCCGCGATGCGGGCCACGATGTCGTCGCGATGACGCGAGACGCGAGCACGTACGATCCGCCCAACGGCGTCGACGTCCTCGAGGGCGACCTGCTCGAACCCGACTCGCTTTCAATACCGACCGGGATCGACGCGGCGTACTATCTCGTTCACTCACTGGAGACCGGCGGATCGTTCGCGGACCGTGATCGGCGGGCCGCGGAGAACTTCGTTGCCGCCGCTGACACGGCCGGCATCGACCGCGCTATTTACCTCGGCGGACTCGGCGAGGCCGGCGACGACCTCTCGGAGCACCTCCGGTCACGTCAGGCCGTCGAGACCGTCCTCGCGGGTGGCAAGTTCGACCTCACGACGTTGCGGGCGGCGATCATCGTCGGCGAGGGGAGCGCGAGCTTCCGCATGGTGCGCCAGCTCGTCGACAGATTGCCGGTCATGATCGCGCCTCGATGGCTCCATACCAAATGTCAACCAATCGCAATCGACGACGTGATCGCGTACCTCGTCGGTGTGCTCGACCATCCCGAAACGGCGGGTGAAACCTACGAGATCGGCGGTCCTGCCGTGCTCACATACCGGGATATGCTCGAAAAGACGGCCGAAATCCTGGGCAAACGTCGATACATCATCCCGGTGCCCGTCCTGACGCCGCGACTCTCCTCGTACTGGGTGGAGTTCGTTACCGACGTCCCGCGGGCGATCTCCCGGCCGCTAATCCTGGGGCTGAAAAACCCCGTCATCGTCACTGACGACAGTATCGACGGCGTGATCGATCTCGAGAAGACCCCTTTCGAGACTGCCGTCCGCCGGGCATTCGCGAGCGAGTCCAACGAATGA
- the thiD gene encoding bifunctional hydroxymethylpyrimidine kinase/phosphomethylpyrimidine kinase gives MTRNEAPHDPPTVLTIAGSDSGGGAGIQADLKTIEAVGGFGTSAITSVTAQNTTGVQGSYLQPIDHIAAQIEAVLGDFDVQAAKTGMLATGEVIETVCEYADELPQLVVDPVMVATSGDRLLEPAAETAYEELIAEATLVTPNADEAAVLTGIEPTNESTAIEAGETLLDMGAEAALVKGGHIGGEDVIDVLVSENQVRTFRHERIDTDATHGSGCTLSAAIATHLAHGEALTDSVSRGVDLLARAVRYNLDVGEGAGAVHHLVETRERAARSETTEAVRRLAASLVEMDVASLIPEVGTTVAGATPFAERLAEVAAVDGRITHTRDGVSTGQDVRFGASTHVARYLLDAREVDADVRYAANWRYDDAVEDALLELPGDVITLEEAPTLESGAVSALSAATDPVAVVDPGGDGRVPVTVLFAKSPADLQTRTAQLLEAVE, from the coding sequence ATGACACGCAACGAGGCTCCACACGATCCGCCGACCGTGTTGACGATCGCCGGCAGTGATTCCGGTGGTGGCGCGGGCATCCAGGCCGATCTCAAGACCATCGAAGCGGTCGGCGGGTTCGGGACGAGTGCGATCACGAGCGTCACTGCCCAGAACACCACCGGGGTTCAGGGGAGTTACCTCCAGCCGATCGACCACATTGCAGCCCAGATCGAGGCCGTCCTCGGCGATTTCGACGTGCAGGCTGCCAAAACGGGCATGCTCGCCACCGGTGAGGTCATCGAGACGGTCTGTGAGTACGCCGACGAACTCCCACAGCTCGTCGTCGATCCAGTGATGGTCGCTACGTCGGGTGATCGACTGCTCGAACCTGCGGCCGAGACGGCCTACGAGGAGCTGATCGCCGAGGCGACGCTCGTGACGCCCAACGCCGACGAAGCGGCCGTTCTCACGGGCATCGAACCGACGAACGAATCGACGGCGATCGAGGCAGGCGAAACACTCCTCGACATGGGCGCCGAGGCCGCACTGGTCAAAGGTGGTCACATCGGCGGTGAAGACGTCATCGACGTGCTGGTCTCGGAAAACCAGGTTCGGACGTTCAGGCACGAGCGGATCGACACTGACGCGACCCACGGCTCCGGCTGTACGCTCTCGGCGGCGATTGCGACCCATCTCGCGCACGGCGAGGCACTGACCGATAGCGTGAGCAGAGGGGTCGACCTGCTCGCCCGGGCGGTCCGGTACAATCTCGACGTCGGTGAGGGAGCGGGTGCGGTTCATCATCTCGTCGAGACGCGCGAGCGCGCTGCCCGGAGCGAGACCACGGAAGCCGTCCGCCGTCTGGCCGCCTCGCTCGTCGAGATGGATGTCGCCTCACTGATCCCCGAAGTCGGGACCACCGTCGCCGGCGCGACGCCGTTCGCCGAGCGCCTCGCGGAGGTCGCCGCCGTCGACGGGCGGATCACGCACACTCGCGACGGCGTCTCCACCGGTCAGGACGTCCGCTTTGGCGCCTCGACTCACGTCGCGCGGTATCTGCTGGATGCTCGCGAAGTCGATGCCGATGTCCGCTACGCCGCGAACTGGCGCTACGACGACGCGGTCGAAGACGCGCTGCTTGAACTGCCCGGTGATGTCATTACGCTCGAAGAGGCGCCGACGCTTGAATCCGGCGCCGTGTCCGCCCTCTCGGCGGCCACGGATCCCGTCGCCGTCGTCGATCCGGGTGGCGACGGGCGCGTTCCGGTCACCGTCCTGTTCGCCAAATCGCCAGCCGATCTCCAAACCCGGACGGCACAGCTACTCGAAGCAGTCGAGTGA
- the amrS gene encoding AmmeMemoRadiSam system radical SAM enzyme — MSTFDDATGAPADLVVETGDGLQCTACAHRCTLSPGQAGICDVRRHVDGELRLLTYGQVFDRPSGPPGTADPIEKKPLYHFHPTTRVLSFGGVSCNFACEFCQNNHISFAGPEDLELRAVSPEEAVESVRMQDCAGIAWTYNEPTIYAEYVRDGARLAKADGRYTAIVTNGYFTSEFIEAVGPYLDAANVDVKGFRDRPHVKHMGAKLEPTLRGAKLAHDADIHVELTYLTIPDLNDDPDEIREFAEWVRDDLNPAVPVHFTRFHPDHEMRDRPATPVETLERAAAIAREVGLEFVYVGNVPGHAENDTRCPDCGTTWIERSGFRASVKVALDGTCDCGREIDVVV; from the coding sequence ATGTCCACGTTCGACGACGCGACGGGCGCTCCGGCCGATCTGGTCGTCGAAACCGGGGACGGGCTGCAGTGTACGGCCTGTGCCCATCGGTGTACGCTCTCGCCCGGCCAGGCTGGCATCTGTGACGTCCGGCGGCACGTCGACGGCGAACTCCGATTGTTGACCTACGGACAGGTGTTCGATCGGCCCAGCGGCCCGCCAGGAACTGCCGATCCGATCGAGAAAAAGCCCCTCTATCATTTCCATCCGACGACCCGCGTACTGAGTTTCGGCGGCGTCTCGTGTAACTTTGCCTGTGAGTTCTGCCAGAACAACCACATCTCTTTCGCCGGCCCCGAGGACCTCGAACTGCGGGCGGTCTCCCCCGAAGAAGCCGTCGAGAGCGTCCGAATGCAGGACTGTGCGGGGATCGCCTGGACGTATAATGAGCCGACGATCTACGCCGAGTACGTCCGGGACGGCGCGCGTCTGGCCAAGGCAGACGGCCGCTACACGGCCATCGTCACGAACGGCTACTTCACCTCGGAGTTCATCGAGGCGGTCGGCCCATACCTCGACGCCGCTAACGTCGACGTCAAGGGATTCCGGGATCGCCCACACGTCAAGCACATGGGCGCGAAGCTGGAGCCGACGTTACGCGGGGCGAAGCTGGCACACGACGCCGACATTCACGTCGAGCTTACCTACCTGACGATTCCCGATCTCAACGACGATCCCGATGAGATCCGGGAGTTCGCCGAGTGGGTCCGTGACGATCTCAACCCCGCAGTCCCGGTCCATTTCACCCGGTTCCACCCTGATCACGAGATGCGTGACCGGCCGGCGACGCCAGTCGAGACGCTCGAACGGGCGGCAGCGATCGCCCGCGAGGTGGGACTGGAGTTCGTCTACGTCGGCAACGTTCCCGGCCATGCCGAAAACGACACGCGATGTCCGGACTGTGGAACGACCTGGATCGAGCGGAGCGGGTTTCGGGCGAGCGTCAAAGTGGCCCTCGATGGGACGTGTGACTGTGGCCGAGAGATCGACGTGGTTGTCTGA
- a CDS encoding cupin domain-containing protein, with protein sequence MAYTKVNYEDVDPVAESMHFLRDALDCETVGVTVLDCEPGWSGKAHDHAEEDHEEVYLLVDGQATVTIDGEDVAMQSGDAVRVPPEATREIHNGDVESTFVLVGAP encoded by the coding sequence ATGGCATACACCAAAGTCAACTACGAGGACGTCGACCCGGTCGCGGAGTCGATGCACTTCCTTCGGGACGCCCTGGACTGTGAGACCGTCGGGGTAACGGTACTGGATTGTGAACCTGGCTGGTCGGGGAAAGCCCACGATCACGCCGAGGAGGACCACGAGGAGGTCTATCTGCTCGTGGACGGACAAGCCACAGTGACGATCGACGGCGAGGATGTGGCGATGCAATCGGGTGACGCCGTCCGGGTCCCACCGGAGGCGACTCGCGAGATTCACAACGGCGACGTCGAGAGTACGTTCGTGCTGGTCGGCGCACCCTGA
- a CDS encoding DUF7530 family protein, whose product MTNRRPNDRDGSHSGNDPRWVYESIAGSIPGVKLSRGVALALQIAVFGAGVLVLVALYGRWASLPAGIAAVVVAAVGSGFMLTIGRRTRRLDLPSQYTQALFGSGIEIVLGLVSFFALITYLFVVDPRSAGTPLLGGLLGDPMPVPVVFFTLVILWDVCYRIGTGWWASLVGLWRSLWLSGEFDGETADELVRIDAITIGFAWIQLSLVPFVDGHPVLVAAIVGHVVAVTVVSGLSMLVLGRPQ is encoded by the coding sequence ATGACGAACCGTCGACCGAACGATCGAGACGGGAGCCACTCCGGGAACGATCCGCGATGGGTTTATGAGAGCATCGCCGGATCGATCCCTGGCGTGAAGCTTTCGCGCGGCGTCGCACTGGCCCTCCAGATCGCCGTTTTCGGCGCGGGTGTACTGGTGCTCGTGGCATTGTACGGGCGCTGGGCGAGTCTCCCGGCCGGGATTGCCGCGGTCGTCGTCGCCGCTGTCGGGAGCGGCTTCATGTTGACCATCGGACGCCGGACCCGTCGGCTCGACCTACCGTCCCAGTACACGCAGGCGTTGTTCGGATCCGGGATTGAGATCGTCCTCGGGCTCGTCTCGTTTTTCGCTTTGATCACCTATCTGTTCGTCGTCGATCCGCGGTCGGCTGGGACGCCACTGCTCGGCGGCTTACTCGGCGATCCGATGCCTGTGCCGGTGGTATTTTTCACACTCGTGATCCTCTGGGACGTCTGTTATCGTATCGGGACGGGCTGGTGGGCAAGTCTGGTCGGCCTCTGGCGTAGTCTGTGGCTGTCCGGAGAGTTCGACGGGGAGACGGCCGACGAATTGGTCCGGATCGACGCGATCACGATCGGGTTCGCCTGGATCCAGCTCTCCCTCGTGCCGTTCGTCGATGGTCACCCGGTACTGGTGGCCGCGATCGTCGGCCACGTCGTCGCGGTCACGGTCGTCTCCGGACTGTCCATGCTCGTCCTGGGGCGACCGCAGTGA
- a CDS encoding thioredoxin family protein, producing the protein MTVTTRFDRTDPPERPVALDDGGDLDALIETYDTALVEFYTEGCGVCASMDPVLGIVARESESVVATINPRDDPPLVDRFDVRSVPLLVVFRDGEPVERVADGFQSVEDVLALVENAA; encoded by the coding sequence ATGACCGTCACAACACGCTTCGACCGTACCGATCCGCCAGAGCGCCCGGTCGCACTCGACGACGGGGGCGATCTCGACGCATTGATCGAGACGTACGATACTGCCCTCGTAGAGTTCTACACGGAGGGCTGTGGCGTCTGTGCGTCGATGGACCCCGTCCTGGGTATCGTCGCCCGCGAGAGTGAGAGTGTTGTCGCGACGATCAACCCCCGGGACGATCCGCCACTGGTCGATCGCTTCGACGTACGGAGCGTCCCGCTGTTGGTCGTCTTCCGGGACGGCGAACCGGTCGAACGGGTCGCTGACGGGTTCCAGTCCGTCGAAGACGTGCTTGCGCTGGTCGAGAACGCAGCGTGA
- a CDS encoding AIR synthase family protein, whose amino-acid sequence MSGPELGKADREFFDEYIYPRLGADREEVRLSPQHGVDFGVADVGGQALAMATDPVFIVPAAGFERAAWFAFHILISDVAVSGLDPAYLSVDFNLPPEITDEQFETVWETFDREAKELGVSIVTGHTGRYAGCNYPMVGGGTSLAVGDFDDLVTPDGASPGDRVIVTKGPAIEATGLLSVHFDSLMDGDVPADEIQAAKDRFYDMSPIKEAMVASSAGPVTAMHDATEGGVYGGLFEMARSAGVGFEIERDRIPIQPGVEAACEFFDIDPWISISEGTLLATVDPDGVDDVLAALESEGIPAADAGRVTDGSGLTVDGESVDHPGKDPYWAAFEEYMQKLQAADD is encoded by the coding sequence ATGAGTGGACCCGAACTCGGCAAAGCCGATCGCGAATTCTTCGACGAGTACATCTACCCGCGCCTGGGTGCCGACCGCGAGGAGGTCCGCCTGAGTCCACAGCACGGCGTCGACTTCGGCGTCGCCGATGTGGGTGGGCAGGCACTGGCGATGGCGACCGACCCCGTTTTCATCGTGCCCGCGGCGGGTTTCGAGCGAGCGGCCTGGTTCGCCTTCCACATCCTGATCAGTGACGTGGCCGTCTCGGGACTGGATCCGGCCTATCTCAGCGTCGACTTCAATCTCCCGCCGGAGATCACCGACGAGCAGTTCGAGACCGTCTGGGAGACCTTCGACCGGGAAGCCAAAGAGTTGGGCGTCTCGATCGTCACCGGTCACACCGGCCGGTACGCCGGGTGTAACTACCCAATGGTCGGCGGTGGCACATCGCTGGCTGTCGGTGATTTCGACGACCTCGTGACTCCCGACGGCGCCAGTCCGGGCGATCGCGTCATCGTCACGAAGGGGCCGGCCATCGAGGCAACGGGCCTCCTGTCAGTCCATTTCGACTCGCTGATGGATGGGGACGTCCCGGCCGATGAGATTCAAGCCGCCAAGGACCGCTTCTACGATATGAGTCCGATCAAGGAGGCGATGGTCGCCTCCTCGGCTGGGCCGGTCACGGCAATGCACGACGCCACGGAGGGGGGCGTCTACGGCGGCCTCTTCGAGATGGCCCGTTCGGCGGGGGTCGGCTTCGAGATAGAGCGCGACCGCATTCCGATCCAGCCGGGCGTCGAGGCCGCCTGTGAGTTCTTCGACATCGACCCCTGGATCTCCATCAGCGAGGGGACACTGCTGGCGACCGTCGACCCGGACGGCGTCGACGACGTCCTCGCCGCCCTCGAATCCGAGGGGATCCCTGCCGCGGATGCCGGTCGAGTCACCGACGGTTCGGGGTTGACTGTCGACGGCGAGTCCGTCGACCACCCCGGGAAGGACCCCTACTGGGCAGCTTTCGAGGAGTACATGCAGAAATTGCAGGCAGCCGACGACTGA
- a CDS encoding L-lactate dehydrogenase → MQNQSVKGKVAIIGAGDVGATTAYALMMSGSVSEIALIDIDHEKAEGEAMDLRHGAAFVKPVDIYAGDYEDAHDADVVIIAAGASQKPGETRMELLERNVEIFHDMIPRITDGLSDDAILLVVANPVDVLSYVTWKVSDLPRHRVIGTGTVLDTSRFRNVLSENCNVDARNIHAYVIGEHGDSEVLVWSATHMAGVPFDDYCPVCEMDCDLQNRDLIAEEVRGAAYEIIDRKGATYYAIGLATTEIVESIIRDENSILTVSTLLDGQYGLEEVYLSLPAVVNRGGIRRVVNLDLSDTEREQFVESGELLREEIAKLDI, encoded by the coding sequence ATGCAGAACCAATCAGTCAAAGGAAAGGTCGCGATCATCGGGGCAGGCGACGTCGGCGCGACGACCGCCTACGCTCTCATGATGAGTGGCTCGGTCTCGGAGATCGCACTCATTGACATCGATCACGAAAAGGCGGAAGGCGAAGCAATGGACCTGCGCCACGGTGCCGCCTTCGTCAAACCGGTCGACATCTACGCCGGCGATTACGAAGATGCTCACGACGCGGACGTGGTGATCATCGCAGCCGGCGCGAGCCAGAAACCCGGCGAGACCCGGATGGAACTGCTCGAACGCAACGTCGAGATCTTCCACGACATGATTCCCCGGATCACCGATGGTCTCTCCGACGACGCCATCCTTCTGGTCGTCGCCAATCCCGTCGACGTACTCTCGTACGTCACCTGGAAAGTATCCGATCTACCCAGACACCGGGTCATCGGGACCGGAACGGTGCTGGACACCTCCCGATTCCGGAACGTACTCAGCGAGAATTGTAACGTCGATGCTCGGAACATCCATGCCTACGTCATCGGCGAGCACGGCGACAGCGAAGTGCTCGTCTGGAGTGCGACCCACATGGCTGGCGTCCCCTTCGACGACTACTGTCCGGTCTGTGAGATGGACTGCGATCTCCAAAATCGCGATCTGATCGCCGAAGAAGTCCGTGGAGCCGCCTACGAGATCATCGATCGCAAGGGGGCGACCTACTACGCGATCGGGTTGGCAACGACTGAGATCGTCGAGAGTATCATCCGCGACGAGAACTCGATCCTGACAGTTTCGACGCTCTTAGACGGCCAGTACGGTCTCGAAGAGGTCTATCTGAGTCTGCCCGCCGTCGTCAACCGGGGCGGTATCCGACGGGTTGTCAATCTGGATTTGTCCGATACCGAGCGCGAACAGTTCGTCGAGTCCGGCGAACTGCTCAGAGAAGAGATCGCCAAGCTCGACATCTGA
- the mutS gene encoding DNA mismatch repair protein MutS, protein MDAALGPPAKMVERRGDLTPMLSQYVELTEQYDDAFVLFQSGDFYKAFCEGAEVLARICEVTLTEREDSTGTYAMTGVPIDNAESYIEKLLDAGYRVAIADQVQDPDEVSGVVDRAVTRIITPGTLTEDELLGGAENNYVAALAAADGRLAIAVLDVSTGDFYATSTDDRSTIRDELGRFAPAEGIVGPDAPNLFGADCVVSPVDGRYFSPDRAGERVAAYFGPADRLLGSDAEVRACGALLSYAEYARGGQDGRLEYLNHLTRYDPREYMVLDTVALESLEIFERRSVTGGTDLTLVDVIDETACALGRRRLTEWLRRPLLDRDRIEARHAAVEELVSDLQTRERLKELLADVYDLERLISRVSRSRADARDLRSLSDTLDVIPEIRAELSGVDAQLLADLSDRLDEMDDVRGLIDDAIAADPPTEITEGGVVSEGYDEHLDELRATEREGKEWIADLEERERERTGIDSLKVGHNAVHGYYIEVTDANLDRVPEDYQRRQTLKNAERYYTPELKEREDEILRAEGRADDLEYELFVEVRDDVAAESERIQAVADAVATLDALVSFGTVAAERDYCRPSFDGKGIHVDGGRHPVVERTRDAFVPNDTHLDEDTFLAVITGPNMSGKSTYMRQVALIAILAQAGSFVPAQSADLRIVDRVFTRVGASDDIAGGRSTFMVEMSELATILESATDDSLVLLDEVGRGTSTTDGLAIARAATEFVHDEVGATTLFATHHHELTDLAADLDGAQNLHFRTDREGSDVSFPYEIAPGAAAASYGVEVAGVAGVPDPVVERSRELLDDRNGEASDGQHAEPSGSRRESEDNPDDGLAAELRSLNVAEMTPIEALNALAELQRRAE, encoded by the coding sequence ATGGACGCGGCGCTGGGACCGCCGGCAAAGATGGTCGAGCGGCGCGGGGACCTCACCCCGATGTTGAGCCAGTACGTCGAGTTGACCGAGCAGTACGACGACGCCTTCGTGCTGTTCCAGTCGGGTGACTTCTACAAGGCGTTCTGTGAGGGGGCAGAGGTACTCGCCCGGATCTGTGAGGTGACGCTAACCGAACGCGAGGATTCGACCGGCACGTACGCGATGACCGGTGTTCCGATCGACAACGCTGAATCCTACATCGAGAAACTACTGGATGCGGGCTATCGCGTCGCCATCGCCGATCAGGTCCAGGATCCCGACGAAGTCAGTGGCGTCGTCGACCGGGCGGTCACGCGGATCATCACGCCCGGGACGCTCACCGAGGACGAATTGCTCGGCGGGGCCGAGAACAACTACGTCGCGGCGCTCGCCGCCGCCGACGGGCGTCTCGCTATCGCGGTACTCGACGTCTCGACCGGTGATTTCTACGCGACCAGCACCGACGACCGGAGTACGATCCGGGACGAACTCGGTCGTTTCGCCCCCGCGGAGGGGATCGTCGGTCCGGACGCGCCGAACCTCTTCGGGGCCGACTGCGTGGTCAGTCCGGTCGATGGGCGATACTTCTCCCCGGATCGGGCCGGCGAGCGTGTCGCCGCGTACTTCGGCCCAGCCGACCGCCTGCTCGGGAGTGACGCCGAGGTTCGAGCCTGCGGCGCGTTGCTGTCCTACGCGGAATACGCCCGCGGTGGACAGGACGGCCGGCTGGAATACCTCAACCACCTCACGCGGTATGACCCCCGGGAGTACATGGTTTTGGACACGGTCGCCTTAGAGAGCCTGGAAATCTTCGAGCGCCGGAGCGTTACCGGCGGCACGGACCTGACGCTCGTCGACGTGATCGACGAGACGGCCTGCGCGCTCGGGCGACGGCGGCTGACAGAATGGCTTCGTCGTCCGCTGCTCGATCGCGACCGGATCGAAGCACGCCACGCGGCCGTCGAAGAACTCGTCTCTGATCTGCAAACCCGCGAGCGGCTCAAGGAACTGCTTGCCGACGTTTACGACCTGGAACGCCTCATCTCTCGCGTCTCGCGGTCGCGTGCCGACGCACGCGACCTCCGCTCGCTTTCGGACACGCTCGACGTGATCCCGGAGATCAGGGCGGAACTGTCCGGCGTAGACGCCCAGTTGCTCGCCGATCTCTCCGATCGTCTCGACGAAATGGACGACGTTCGTGGGCTGATCGACGACGCGATCGCGGCCGATCCGCCGACGGAGATCACCGAGGGCGGGGTGGTCAGCGAGGGGTACGACGAGCACCTGGACGAGCTGCGCGCGACCGAACGCGAGGGCAAAGAGTGGATCGCCGATCTGGAGGAGCGCGAGCGCGAACGGACCGGCATCGACTCCTTGAAGGTCGGACACAACGCCGTCCACGGTTACTACATCGAAGTGACCGACGCGAACCTCGATCGAGTCCCCGAGGATTACCAGCGCAGACAGACGCTGAAGAACGCCGAGCGCTATTATACGCCGGAACTCAAGGAACGCGAGGACGAGATTCTCCGCGCCGAGGGGCGGGCTGACGACCTGGAGTACGAACTGTTCGTGGAGGTACGCGACGACGTCGCTGCCGAATCCGAGCGCATCCAGGCGGTCGCCGACGCCGTGGCGACACTGGACGCCCTGGTCTCGTTTGGGACAGTCGCGGCCGAGCGGGATTACTGTCGCCCCAGCTTCGACGGGAAGGGAATCCACGTCGACGGTGGCCGTCACCCAGTCGTCGAGCGCACACGGGACGCCTTCGTCCCGAACGACACCCACCTCGACGAGGATACCTTCCTCGCAGTGATCACCGGGCCGAACATGAGCGGGAAGTCGACGTACATGCGCCAGGTTGCGCTGATCGCAATCCTCGCCCAGGCCGGGAGTTTCGTGCCAGCACAATCGGCCGATCTACGGATCGTCGATCGCGTGTTCACCCGTGTCGGCGCGAGCGACGACATTGCCGGTGGGCGCTCGACGTTCATGGTCGAGATGAGCGAACTCGCCACAATCCTTGAAAGCGCGACCGACGATTCGCTCGTGCTGCTCGACGAGGTCGGCCGCGGGACGAGCACGACTGACGGGTTGGCGATCGCCCGCGCCGCCACGGAATTCGTTCACGACGAGGTCGGCGCGACGACGCTCTTTGCCACTCATCACCACGAACTGACGGACCTAGCAGCGGACCTCGATGGCGCGCAGAACCTCCATTTCCGGACGGACCGCGAAGGGAGCGACGTGTCCTTCCCCTACGAGATCGCACCCGGAGCGGCAGCGGCCTCGTATGGCGTCGAAGTGGCCGGCGTCGCTGGTGTCCCCGATCCGGTCGTCGAGCGCTCGCGGGAATTGCTCGACGACCGGAACGGAGAGGCGTCGGACGGACAGCACGCAGAACCGTCGGGATCGAGGCGCGAAAGCGAAGACAACCCGGACGACGGACTCGCCGCCGAGCTCCGTTCGCTAAACGTCGCTGAGATGACCCCGATCGAGGCGTTGAACGCCCTGGCGGAGTTACAGCGACGGGCGGAATAG